The Thioalkalivibrio thiocyanodenitrificans ARhD 1 nucleotide sequence CGCTCGGTAATGTCGTCGCGTCCGTAGCACCGATGCGCCAGGGTGCCCGGCGTCAGGTGGCAGACCTGTCCGCCAAGGCGCATGGTGCCGCCCAGATCGGAATCCTCCGTGCGCTGCTCGAGCCGGCCGTCGCGATCCTTCCATTCCGTGATGAGCGCGATCACCGGATGCGGGGTATGGGGCCGGAACTCGGTGCTGTGCGCATCGTCGAGCCCTGCCACGTGGCGCGCGAACTCGATCACCGCCACCTGCATGCCCAGGCAGATGCCCAGGTAGGGGATGCCGTTCTCCCGAGCGTGGCGTACCGCGGCAATCTTGCCCTCCACGCCACGCTCGCCGAACCCCCCCGGCACCAGGATGGCATCCAGTCCGTCGAGGCAGGCGGTGCCCTCGTTCTCGATCTTCTCGGAGTCCACGTAACGGATATTGACCTTGGTGCCGGTATGGATGCCCGCGTGTGTCAGTGCCTCGTTGAGCGACTTGTACGACTCGGTGAGATCCACGTACTTGCCCACCATCCCGACGGTGACCTCCGACTCCGGAAACTCCATGGCGTTGACCACATGCTTCCAGTCGGAGAGATCGGCCGACGGGGCCTCGATATGCAGCTTGCGCAGGACGATCTCGTCCAGCTTCTGGGCGTGCAGCCACAGGGGAATCTTGTAGATGTTGTCCACGTCCACCGCGGAGATGACCGCCTTCTCCTCCACGTTGGTGAACAGGGCGATCTTGCGCCGTTCGCCTTCCGGCAGCGGCTGATTGGCGCGGCACAGCAGCACGTCCGGCTGGATGCCGATGGAGCGCAGTTCCTTGACCGAGTGCTGGGTCGGCTTGGTCTTGATCTCGCCGGCTGCGGCGATGTACGGCACCAGGGTCAGGTGGATGAACAGCGCATTCTCATGGCCCATCTCCACGCCCATCTGGCGGATGGCTTCCAGAAACGGCAGTGACTCGATGTCGCCCACCGTGCCGCCGATCTCCACCAGGGCGATATCGGCGCCTTCGGCA carries:
- a CDS encoding CTP synthase, which translates into the protein MTRYVFITGGVVSSLGKGIASASLAAILEARGLKVTLLKLDPYINVDPGTMSPFQHGEVFVTEDGAETDLDLGHYERFVRIKTGRRNNFTTGQIYENVIRKERRGDYLGGTVQVIPHITDEIKRSIREGAEGADIALVEIGGTVGDIESLPFLEAIRQMGVEMGHENALFIHLTLVPYIAAAGEIKTKPTQHSVKELRSIGIQPDVLLCRANQPLPEGERRKIALFTNVEEKAVISAVDVDNIYKIPLWLHAQKLDEIVLRKLHIEAPSADLSDWKHVVNAMEFPESEVTVGMVGKYVDLTESYKSLNEALTHAGIHTGTKVNIRYVDSEKIENEGTACLDGLDAILVPGGFGERGVEGKIAAVRHARENGIPYLGICLGMQVAVIEFARHVAGLDDAHSTEFRPHTPHPVIALITEWKDRDGRLEQRTEDSDLGGTMRLGGQVCHLTPGTLAHRCYGRDDITERHRHRYEFNNGYLDTLSAAGLVISGRSADGTLVEVVELNDHPWFLGCQFHPEFTSTPRDGHPLFAGFIRAARAQHEKTQTKSD